A stretch of the Vigna radiata var. radiata cultivar VC1973A chromosome 7, Vradiata_ver6, whole genome shotgun sequence genome encodes the following:
- the LOC106766896 gene encoding ABC transporter B family member 4 isoform X2, whose protein sequence is MVAEASLDAQRTSTEMTGSTSDDPAVQGPENTQETDDRQQDSNRSKAKHESNKTVPFYKLFSFADYWDCLLMLVGAISAVANGIVMPLMTILIGDAIDAFGGNADNKQEVVHEVSKASMKFAAIGAGAFFAAFFQVSCWVITGERQAARIRGLYLKAILRQDISFFDKETNSGEVVGRMSGDTVLIQEAMGEKVGKFIQYVACFFGGIVIAFIKGWLLSLVLLSSLPLLVLSGSIMSFAFAKMASRGQAAYSEAATLVERTIGSIRTVASFTGEKQAIAQYNQYLTKAYRVGVQEGLAGGFGFGFVRLFVYCTYGLTIWFGGKMVIEKGYTGGQVISVFFAVLTGSMSLGQASPSLAAFAAGQAAAFKMFETIKRQPDIDAYDSSGQQLDDISGDIELREVCFSYPSRPDEQIFNRFSISISSGTTAALVGQSGSGKSTVISLIERFYDPNAGEVLIDGINLREFQLKWIRQKIGLVSQEPVLFTCSIKENIAYGKERATDEEIRAAAALANASNFIDKFPHGFDTMVGEHGTQLSGGQKQRISIARAILKDPRILLLDEATSALDAESERVVQETLDRIMINRTTVIVAHRLSTIRNADVIAVIHQGKVIEKDLTKDPDGAFSQLVRLQEIKRESEQHDANYLSRPENLVDSKRQPSQRYSFPQSLSRGSSGRGSSSQNSFRISNAMPTTQDHFETSEGGSGAFPSAASDKPKEISILRIAYLNKPEIPLLLLGTLAAAVTGAILPTVGLLLSHMINTFFEPADELRKDSKFWALIFVALSVGAFIFLPLRSYFFSVAGCKLIKRIRLMCFEKIIHMEISWFDKAENSSGALGARLSTDAASIRTLVGDALGLLVQDIATVVTALVIAFDANWQLSLIVLVLVPLIVLNGHLQMKSMQGFSTDAKKLYEEASQVANDAVGNIRTVAAFCAEEKVMKLYHTKCAGPIQTGIRQGLVSGTGFGLSLFFLFSVYACSFYAGAKLVEKGKTSISDVFRVFFSLSMAAIAMSQSGFMTPAASKAESSAASVFAILDQKSIIDTSDDSGMTLEQVKGDIEFHHVTFKYPTRPHVPVFKDLSLTIHAGETVALVGESGSGKSTVISLLQRFYDPDSGQITLDGTEIQKLKLKWFRQQMGLVSQEPVLFNDTIRANIAYGKGGDATEAEIIAAAELANAHKFISSLQQGYDTLVGERGIQLSGGQKQRVAIARAIVKSPKILLLDEATSALDAESERVVQDALDRVRVDRTTIVVAHRLSTIKDADLIAVVKNGAIAEKGKHDTLLNKGGAYDSLVALHITAASS, encoded by the exons ATGGTGGCAGAGGCCAGCTTGGATGCACAAAGGACTTCAACTGAGATGACAGGATCAACAAGTGATGATCCAGCAGTTCAAGGTCCTGAAAATACCCAAGAAACGGATGACAGGCAGCAGGATTCCAACAGGAGCAAGGCGAAGCATGAAAGCAATAAAACAGTACCTTTTTACAAACTTTTCTCCTTTGCAGACTATTGGGATTGTCTTCTGATGCTTGTTGGGGCAATAAGTGCTGTTGCTAATGGCATCGTTATGCCTTTAATGACTATACTTATTGGAGATGCTATTGATGCTTTCGGAGGAAATGCTGATAATAAACAAGAAGTAGTTCATGAAGTATCCAAG GCATCTATGAAGTTTGCAGCCATAGGTGCAGGTGCCTTTTTTGCAGCATTCTTCC AGGTGTCTTGCTGGGTAATCACTGGGGAGAGACAAGCTGCAAGAATAAGAGGCTTATACCTCAAAGCAATTTTGAGGCAAGATATCAGCTTCTTCGACAAGGAAACCAACAGTGGCGAGGTTGTTGGAAGGATGTCAGGGGACACAGTTCTTATTCAAGAAGCCATGGGAGAGAAG GTAGGAAAATTCATCCAATATGTGGCATGTTTTTTTGGAGGTATAGTCATAGCATTCATCAAGGGTTGGCTTCTAAGCCTTGTGCTTCtatcttctcttcctcttcttgtcCTCTCTGGTTCCATAATGAGCTTTGCTTTTGCAAAGATGGCATCCCGAGGACAAGCAGCTTATTCCGAAGCAGCAACTCTAGTAGAGCGGACAATTGGTTCAATTCGAACT GTAGCGTCATTTACCGGAGAGAAGCAAGCTATAGCTCAATACAATCAATACTTAACAAAAGCTTACAGAGTGGGAGTGCAAGAGGGTTTGGCTGGTGGGTTTGGCTTTGGTTTTGTTCGTTTATTTGTTTACTGTACCTATGGTTTGACAATTTGGTTTGGAGGGAAGATGGTTATAGAGAAAGGTTATACAGGAGGACAAGTCATTAGTGTGTTTTTTGCAGTTTTGACGGGCTCTAT gtCTCTGGGACAGGCATCTCCAAGCTTAGCTGCATTTGCTGCAGGACAAGCAGCAGCATTTAAAATGTTTGAAACAATAAAGAGGCAACCAGATATTGATGCTTATGACTCTTCTGGTCAACAACTAGATGACATTTCAGGAGATATAGAACTTAGGGAGGTTTGTTTTAGTTATCCTTCAAGACCGGATGAGCAGATATTCAAtagattttcaatttcaatatcaAGTGGCACTACTGCAGCATTGGTAGGGCAAAGTGGCAGTGGGAAATCAACGGTTATCAGTTTAATTGAGAGATTTTATGATCCAAATGCTGGTGAAGTTCTCATTGATGGTATCAACCTCAGAGAATTTCAATTGAAGTGGATCAGACAGAAAATTGGCCTTGTCAGCCAGGAGCCAGTTCTTTTTACTTGCAGCATTAAAGAGAATATTGCCTATGGAAAGGAACGGGCAACAGATGAAGAAATAAGAGCAGCAGCTGCACTTGCAAATGCTTCTAATTTCATAGATAAATTTCCCCAT GGATTTGACACAATGGTTGGAGAGCATGGAACTCAACTCTCTGGAggtcaaaagcaaagaatatcTATAGCAAGAGCAATTCTGAAGGACCCAAGAATTCTGCTCCTTGATGAAGCTACAAGTGCTCTAGATGCGGAATCAGAGAGAGTGGTGCAAGAGACACTAGACAGAATTATGATCAACCGAACAACTGTCATTGTTGCCCACCGCCTTAGCACAATAAGGAATGCTGATGTCATTGCCGTTATTCATCAAGGAAAAGTCATAGAAAAAG ACCTCACTAAAGATCCTGATGGAGCTTTTAGCCAGCTCGTTAGATTGCAAGAAATTAAAAGGGAGTCAGAACAGCATGATGCAAATTACTTAAGCAGGCCAGAAAACTTGGTAGATTCTAAACGACAACCGAGCCAACGGTATTCTTTCCCTCAATCTTTAAGCCGGGGATCATCTGGAAGAGGAAGCAGCAGTCAGAACTCATTCAGAATATCAAATGCCATGCCCACCACGCAAGATCACTTTGAAACCTCAGAAGGAGGATCTGGAGCTTTTCCTTCAGCAGCATCAGATAAACCTAAGGAAATTTCAATTCTCCGCATTGCTTATCTTAACAAGCCTGAAATCCCATTGTTACTCTTGGGGACTCTAGCAGCAGCAGTAACAGGGGCAATACTACCCACCGTGGGGCTCCTTCTTTCCCACATGATAAATACTTTCTTTGAGCCCGCAGATGAACTCCGGAAAGACTCAAAATTTTGGGCACTAATATTTGTTGCTCTTAGTGTGGGTGCCTTCATATTTCTTCCATTAAGGTCCTACTTTTTTTCTGTAGCTGGTTGTAAGTTAATAAAAAGAATCCGGCTAATGTGTTTTGAGAAGATAATTCACATGGAAATAAGCTGGTTCGATAAAGCCGAAAATTCAAGTGGAGCACTTGGAGCAAGGCTGTCCACTGATGCAGCTTCTATTCGAACTTTGGTTGGGGATGCTCTTGGTTTGCTGGTTCAAGATATTGCTACTGTGGTTACAGCCTTGGTAATTGCCTTTGACGCAAACTGGCAGCTTTCTCTCATAGTTCTTGTTTTGGTACCTCTAATAGTTCTAAATGGACATCTGCAAATGAAGTCCATGCAAGGATTCAGCACAGATGCAAAG AAACTATATGAGGAAGCAAGCCAAGTAGCGAATGATGCAGTAGGGAATATCAGAACGGTTGCCGCTTTCTGTGCTGAAGAGAAGGTGATGAAGTTATACCATACAAAATGTGCAGGACCCATCCAGACAGGTATAAGGCAAGGTTTAGTCAGCGGAACGGGTTTTGGGTTATCACTGTTCTTTCTGTTCTCGGTTTATGCATGTAGTTTTTATGCTGGGGCTAAACTTGTAGAGAAGGGAAAAACATCAATCTCAGACGTTTTCCGT gtatttttttctctctcgatGGCAGCTATAGCAATGTCACAATCTGGCTTCATGACCCCAGCTGCAAGTAAAGCAGAAAGTTCTGCAGCTTCTGTATTTGCTATCCTTGATCAGAAATCAATAATAGATACCAGTGACGATTCAGGAATGACATTGGAACAAGTGAAGGGAGATATCGAGTTTCACCATGTCACTTTCAAGTATCCAACCAGGCCCCATGTTCCTGTATTCAAAGATCTTTCCTTGACCATTCACGCAGGAGAG ACAGTTGCTCTAGTTGGTGAAAGTGGAAGTGGAAAGTCAACTGTGATCTCCTTGTTACAAAGATTTTACGACCCAGATTCAGGTCAGATTACACTAGATGGAACAGAAATCCAAAAGCTAAAACTTAAATGGTTTAGGCAGCAGATGGGTCTGGTAAGCCAGGAGCCTGTGTTGTTTAATGACACCATTCGAGCCAATATTGCATATGGAAAAGGTGGTGATGCAACAGAGGCTGAAATTATAGCTGCAGCAGAACTGGCAAATGCACACAAGTTCATTAGCAGTTTGCAGCAG GGTTATGATACATTAGTGGGGGAGAGAGGGATTCAACTGTCTGGAGGGCAGAAGCAGCGGGTGGCAATTGCAAGAGCCATAGTGAAGAGTCCAAAAATATTACTACTAGATGAAGCCACAAGTGCACTTGATGCTGAGTCTGAAAGAGTGGTTCAGGATGCACTTGATCGAGTGAGGGTGGACAGAACCACAATTGTGGTTGCTCACAGGTTATCCACCATAAAGGATGCAGATTTAATTGCAGTGGTTAAAAATGGAGCCATTGCAGAGAAAGGAAAGCACGACACCTTGCTTAACAAAGGTGGTGCATATGATTCGTTGGTAGCACTGCATATCACTGCTGCTTCATCATAG
- the LOC106766896 gene encoding ABC transporter B family member 4 isoform X4 — protein MVAEASLDAQRTSTEMTGSTSDDPAVQGPENTQETDDRQQDSNRSKAKHESNKTVPFYKLFSFADYWDCLLMLVGAISAVANGIVMPLMTILIGDAIDAFGGNADNKQEVVHEVSKASMKFAAIGAGAFFAAFFQVSCWVITGERQAARIRGLYLKAILRQDISFFDKETNSGEVVGRMSGDTVLIQEAMGEKVGKFIQYVACFFGGIVIAFIKGWLLSLVLLSSLPLLVLSGSIMSFAFAKMASRGQAAYSEAATLVERTIGSIRTVASFTGEKQAIAQYNQYLTKAYRVGVQEGLAVLTGSMSLGQASPSLAAFAAGQAAAFKMFETIKRQPDIDAYDSSGQQLDDISGDIELREVCFSYPSRPDEQIFNRFSISISSGTTAALVGQSGSGKSTVISLIERFYDPNAGEVLIDGINLREFQLKWIRQKIGLVSQEPVLFTCSIKENIAYGKERATDEEIRAAAALANASNFIDKFPHGFDTMVGEHGTQLSGGQKQRISIARAILKDPRILLLDEATSALDAESERVVQETLDRIMINRTTVIVAHRLSTIRNADVIAVIHQGKVIEKGTHADLTKDPDGAFSQLVRLQEIKRESEQHDANYLSRPENLVDSKRQPSQRYSFPQSLSRGSSGRGSSSQNSFRISNAMPTTQDHFETSEGGSGAFPSAASDKPKEISILRIAYLNKPEIPLLLLGTLAAAVTGAILPTVGLLLSHMINTFFEPADELRKDSKFWALIFVALSVGAFIFLPLRSYFFSVAGCKLIKRIRLMCFEKIIHMEISWFDKAENSSGALGARLSTDAASIRTLVGDALGLLVQDIATVVTALVIAFDANWQLSLIVLVLVPLIVLNGHLQMKSMQGFSTDAKKLYEEASQVANDAVGNIRTVAAFCAEEKVMKLYHTKCAGPIQTGIRQGLVSGTGFGLSLFFLFSVYACSFYAGAKLVEKGKTSISDVFRVFFSLSMAAIAMSQSGFMTPAASKAESSAASVFAILDQKSIIDTSDDSGMTLEQVKGDIEFHHVTFKYPTRPHVPVFKDLSLTIHAGETVALVGESGSGKSTVISLLQRFYDPDSGQITLDGTEIQKLKLKWFRQQMGLVSQEPVLFNDTIRANIAYGKGGDATEAEIIAAAELANAHKFISSLQQGYDTLVGERGIQLSGGQKQRVAIARAIVKSPKILLLDEATSALDAESERVVQDALDRVRVDRTTIVVAHRLSTIKDADLIAVVKNGAIAEKGKHDTLLNKGGAYDSLVALHITAASS, from the exons ATGGTGGCAGAGGCCAGCTTGGATGCACAAAGGACTTCAACTGAGATGACAGGATCAACAAGTGATGATCCAGCAGTTCAAGGTCCTGAAAATACCCAAGAAACGGATGACAGGCAGCAGGATTCCAACAGGAGCAAGGCGAAGCATGAAAGCAATAAAACAGTACCTTTTTACAAACTTTTCTCCTTTGCAGACTATTGGGATTGTCTTCTGATGCTTGTTGGGGCAATAAGTGCTGTTGCTAATGGCATCGTTATGCCTTTAATGACTATACTTATTGGAGATGCTATTGATGCTTTCGGAGGAAATGCTGATAATAAACAAGAAGTAGTTCATGAAGTATCCAAG GCATCTATGAAGTTTGCAGCCATAGGTGCAGGTGCCTTTTTTGCAGCATTCTTCC AGGTGTCTTGCTGGGTAATCACTGGGGAGAGACAAGCTGCAAGAATAAGAGGCTTATACCTCAAAGCAATTTTGAGGCAAGATATCAGCTTCTTCGACAAGGAAACCAACAGTGGCGAGGTTGTTGGAAGGATGTCAGGGGACACAGTTCTTATTCAAGAAGCCATGGGAGAGAAG GTAGGAAAATTCATCCAATATGTGGCATGTTTTTTTGGAGGTATAGTCATAGCATTCATCAAGGGTTGGCTTCTAAGCCTTGTGCTTCtatcttctcttcctcttcttgtcCTCTCTGGTTCCATAATGAGCTTTGCTTTTGCAAAGATGGCATCCCGAGGACAAGCAGCTTATTCCGAAGCAGCAACTCTAGTAGAGCGGACAATTGGTTCAATTCGAACT GTAGCGTCATTTACCGGAGAGAAGCAAGCTATAGCTCAATACAATCAATACTTAACAAAAGCTTACAGAGTGGGAGTGCAAGAGGGTTTGGCTG TTTTGACGGGCTCTAT gtCTCTGGGACAGGCATCTCCAAGCTTAGCTGCATTTGCTGCAGGACAAGCAGCAGCATTTAAAATGTTTGAAACAATAAAGAGGCAACCAGATATTGATGCTTATGACTCTTCTGGTCAACAACTAGATGACATTTCAGGAGATATAGAACTTAGGGAGGTTTGTTTTAGTTATCCTTCAAGACCGGATGAGCAGATATTCAAtagattttcaatttcaatatcaAGTGGCACTACTGCAGCATTGGTAGGGCAAAGTGGCAGTGGGAAATCAACGGTTATCAGTTTAATTGAGAGATTTTATGATCCAAATGCTGGTGAAGTTCTCATTGATGGTATCAACCTCAGAGAATTTCAATTGAAGTGGATCAGACAGAAAATTGGCCTTGTCAGCCAGGAGCCAGTTCTTTTTACTTGCAGCATTAAAGAGAATATTGCCTATGGAAAGGAACGGGCAACAGATGAAGAAATAAGAGCAGCAGCTGCACTTGCAAATGCTTCTAATTTCATAGATAAATTTCCCCAT GGATTTGACACAATGGTTGGAGAGCATGGAACTCAACTCTCTGGAggtcaaaagcaaagaatatcTATAGCAAGAGCAATTCTGAAGGACCCAAGAATTCTGCTCCTTGATGAAGCTACAAGTGCTCTAGATGCGGAATCAGAGAGAGTGGTGCAAGAGACACTAGACAGAATTATGATCAACCGAACAACTGTCATTGTTGCCCACCGCCTTAGCACAATAAGGAATGCTGATGTCATTGCCGTTATTCATCAAGGAAAAGTCATAGAAAAAG GTACACATGCAGACCTCACTAAAGATCCTGATGGAGCTTTTAGCCAGCTCGTTAGATTGCAAGAAATTAAAAGGGAGTCAGAACAGCATGATGCAAATTACTTAAGCAGGCCAGAAAACTTGGTAGATTCTAAACGACAACCGAGCCAACGGTATTCTTTCCCTCAATCTTTAAGCCGGGGATCATCTGGAAGAGGAAGCAGCAGTCAGAACTCATTCAGAATATCAAATGCCATGCCCACCACGCAAGATCACTTTGAAACCTCAGAAGGAGGATCTGGAGCTTTTCCTTCAGCAGCATCAGATAAACCTAAGGAAATTTCAATTCTCCGCATTGCTTATCTTAACAAGCCTGAAATCCCATTGTTACTCTTGGGGACTCTAGCAGCAGCAGTAACAGGGGCAATACTACCCACCGTGGGGCTCCTTCTTTCCCACATGATAAATACTTTCTTTGAGCCCGCAGATGAACTCCGGAAAGACTCAAAATTTTGGGCACTAATATTTGTTGCTCTTAGTGTGGGTGCCTTCATATTTCTTCCATTAAGGTCCTACTTTTTTTCTGTAGCTGGTTGTAAGTTAATAAAAAGAATCCGGCTAATGTGTTTTGAGAAGATAATTCACATGGAAATAAGCTGGTTCGATAAAGCCGAAAATTCAAGTGGAGCACTTGGAGCAAGGCTGTCCACTGATGCAGCTTCTATTCGAACTTTGGTTGGGGATGCTCTTGGTTTGCTGGTTCAAGATATTGCTACTGTGGTTACAGCCTTGGTAATTGCCTTTGACGCAAACTGGCAGCTTTCTCTCATAGTTCTTGTTTTGGTACCTCTAATAGTTCTAAATGGACATCTGCAAATGAAGTCCATGCAAGGATTCAGCACAGATGCAAAG AAACTATATGAGGAAGCAAGCCAAGTAGCGAATGATGCAGTAGGGAATATCAGAACGGTTGCCGCTTTCTGTGCTGAAGAGAAGGTGATGAAGTTATACCATACAAAATGTGCAGGACCCATCCAGACAGGTATAAGGCAAGGTTTAGTCAGCGGAACGGGTTTTGGGTTATCACTGTTCTTTCTGTTCTCGGTTTATGCATGTAGTTTTTATGCTGGGGCTAAACTTGTAGAGAAGGGAAAAACATCAATCTCAGACGTTTTCCGT gtatttttttctctctcgatGGCAGCTATAGCAATGTCACAATCTGGCTTCATGACCCCAGCTGCAAGTAAAGCAGAAAGTTCTGCAGCTTCTGTATTTGCTATCCTTGATCAGAAATCAATAATAGATACCAGTGACGATTCAGGAATGACATTGGAACAAGTGAAGGGAGATATCGAGTTTCACCATGTCACTTTCAAGTATCCAACCAGGCCCCATGTTCCTGTATTCAAAGATCTTTCCTTGACCATTCACGCAGGAGAG ACAGTTGCTCTAGTTGGTGAAAGTGGAAGTGGAAAGTCAACTGTGATCTCCTTGTTACAAAGATTTTACGACCCAGATTCAGGTCAGATTACACTAGATGGAACAGAAATCCAAAAGCTAAAACTTAAATGGTTTAGGCAGCAGATGGGTCTGGTAAGCCAGGAGCCTGTGTTGTTTAATGACACCATTCGAGCCAATATTGCATATGGAAAAGGTGGTGATGCAACAGAGGCTGAAATTATAGCTGCAGCAGAACTGGCAAATGCACACAAGTTCATTAGCAGTTTGCAGCAG GGTTATGATACATTAGTGGGGGAGAGAGGGATTCAACTGTCTGGAGGGCAGAAGCAGCGGGTGGCAATTGCAAGAGCCATAGTGAAGAGTCCAAAAATATTACTACTAGATGAAGCCACAAGTGCACTTGATGCTGAGTCTGAAAGAGTGGTTCAGGATGCACTTGATCGAGTGAGGGTGGACAGAACCACAATTGTGGTTGCTCACAGGTTATCCACCATAAAGGATGCAGATTTAATTGCAGTGGTTAAAAATGGAGCCATTGCAGAGAAAGGAAAGCACGACACCTTGCTTAACAAAGGTGGTGCATATGATTCGTTGGTAGCACTGCATATCACTGCTGCTTCATCATAG